A window of the Roseovarius sp. S88 genome harbors these coding sequences:
- a CDS encoding carbohydrate ABC transporter permease, which yields MAKHVDIERRRQAIYGWILLSPAAILLTTFAFYPSLATFWSSIFSRETRRKPSEFVGAQNYTDLFADPTFWKVVTNNLIYAGATIPISIAIALAMALWANSKIPARGFVRTAYFTPTVLPMIAAANLWLFFYTPGLGVLDQIGALFGLPSVNWLGQPETALWAVIIVTIWKEAGFFMIFYLAALQTIPEDLKEAADIEGASRWMYTRRIVLPLLMPTTLFIMVNALINSVKLIDHLFILTKGGPNDASKLILYYIWEMAFAFFDAPHAAAMTILVLFVLGVVAGIKFTILDKRTHYQ from the coding sequence ATGGCGAAACATGTCGATATCGAACGTCGCAGACAAGCGATTTATGGCTGGATTTTGCTGTCGCCTGCGGCCATCCTTCTTACGACATTTGCATTTTACCCGTCGCTTGCGACGTTTTGGTCTAGCATTTTTAGCCGGGAAACCCGGCGCAAACCGAGTGAATTTGTCGGGGCCCAGAACTACACGGACCTGTTTGCAGATCCGACTTTCTGGAAAGTTGTGACCAACAACCTGATCTATGCAGGTGCGACCATTCCCATCTCCATCGCCATAGCACTTGCCATGGCGCTTTGGGCCAATTCCAAGATTCCGGCCCGCGGGTTTGTGCGCACGGCATATTTCACGCCGACTGTCCTGCCAATGATTGCGGCCGCAAACCTTTGGCTTTTCTTTTACACACCGGGACTGGGCGTGCTGGACCAGATCGGCGCGCTATTCGGATTGCCATCCGTCAATTGGCTGGGTCAACCCGAAACAGCACTTTGGGCAGTCATCATTGTGACGATCTGGAAAGAGGCGGGGTTCTTCATGATCTTCTACCTCGCGGCACTTCAGACGATTCCGGAAGACCTCAAAGAAGCCGCCGACATAGAAGGGGCCAGCAGGTGGATGTATACACGTCGCATCGTGTTACCACTTCTGATGCCGACAACGCTTTTCATCATGGTCAATGCGCTGATCAACTCGGTAAAACTTATTGATCACCTGTTCATCCTGACCAAGGGTGGGCCTAACGACGCCTCGAAACTCATTCTCTACTACATCTGGGAAATGGCATTCGCCTTCTTCGATGCGCCTCATGCTGCCGCGATGACAATACTGGTGCTATTTGTTCTCGGTGTTGTCGCAGGGATCAAATTCACCATTCTGGACAAGCGGACACATTACCAATGA
- a CDS encoding ABC transporter permease produces MLVLPLSVVLVFSFGERAPAGGWVPAFTFEQYANLPSRLTAFKNTLTLAPLGTLAALIIAYPLAYQLAVRTDPKWKTILLVLVIVPFWTSILIRSYAWIFILGGQGLPALLETVGLEGVRLIYTPFAVTVGIVYGYLPLMVFPIYVALDRLDKRLLEASSDLGATPFTTFVRVTLPMSISGIATGCMLVFILLMGEFLIPALLGGGKVFFVGNALVDLFLQSRNWAFGSAVAVMLILVMLVTVTVYMRLISRLSATREDVSIM; encoded by the coding sequence ATGCTGGTGCTTCCGCTTTCTGTTGTACTAGTGTTCAGCTTTGGAGAGCGGGCACCGGCCGGTGGCTGGGTGCCCGCCTTCACCTTTGAACAATACGCAAATCTGCCGTCGCGTCTGACAGCGTTCAAGAACACGCTGACCTTGGCTCCATTGGGAACACTGGCGGCTCTGATCATTGCCTATCCTTTGGCGTACCAGCTTGCCGTACGGACTGATCCAAAATGGAAGACGATCCTCCTGGTTCTAGTGATTGTGCCGTTCTGGACCTCAATCCTAATCCGAAGCTACGCGTGGATTTTCATTCTTGGAGGTCAGGGGTTACCTGCGCTTCTTGAAACCGTCGGACTTGAAGGCGTACGTTTGATCTACACGCCATTTGCAGTGACGGTGGGCATCGTCTACGGGTATTTGCCACTGATGGTTTTTCCGATCTACGTGGCACTGGATCGTCTGGACAAACGGCTTTTGGAGGCCTCGTCCGACCTTGGCGCTACGCCATTCACCACATTTGTTCGCGTCACACTTCCCATGTCGATTTCAGGAATTGCAACGGGCTGTATGCTGGTTTTCATCCTGTTGATGGGAGAGTTCCTGATTCCGGCGCTGTTGGGCGGCGGCAAGGTGTTCTTTGTCGGCAATGCGCTTGTAGACCTCTTCTTGCAATCGCGGAACTGGGCTTTTGGCTCCGCCGTGGCAGTGATGCTGATTTTGGTCATGCTTGTCACGGTCACTGTGTACATGCGTCTGATTTCGCGGCTGAGTGCCACGCGCGAAGACGTGTCGATCATGTGA
- a CDS encoding SDR family NAD(P)-dependent oxidoreductase, with amino-acid sequence MLLRNRVALVTGAGSGIGAAGAKAMAREGARVIVTDKNGNAAEAVASQIAKEGGKARACALDVTEDADLVSAIEEVAHTEGRLDILHSHAGVQIEGKLEQVSVTDMDLSWRMNVRSHFIAAQAAIAPMRQQGGGSVIITSSNSGVQFDREMIAYATTKHAVLAMTRQMAADYAKENIRFNSLCPGFIDTPFNHGFEVQMGGRDKLESYIRETLPMGRFGTVEEIAEAIVFLASNKSSFMTGHAFVVDGGECI; translated from the coding sequence ATCTTGCTGAGAAATCGCGTTGCGCTCGTCACGGGGGCCGGGTCTGGCATAGGGGCCGCGGGCGCCAAAGCTATGGCAAGGGAGGGCGCGCGCGTCATTGTAACCGATAAGAATGGTAACGCGGCAGAGGCCGTTGCAAGCCAGATTGCCAAAGAGGGAGGCAAAGCCAGGGCCTGCGCACTTGACGTGACAGAAGATGCAGATCTTGTTTCGGCCATAGAGGAAGTCGCACACACAGAGGGTCGGCTTGATATCCTCCATTCTCACGCTGGTGTTCAAATCGAAGGAAAGCTGGAGCAGGTGTCTGTTACCGATATGGACCTGTCCTGGCGGATGAACGTCAGGTCTCATTTCATCGCTGCCCAAGCTGCAATTGCGCCGATGCGACAGCAGGGTGGAGGAAGCGTCATCATCACTTCCTCCAACTCGGGCGTTCAATTTGACCGTGAGATGATTGCTTATGCCACTACCAAGCACGCGGTTCTGGCTATGACCCGACAGATGGCTGCCGACTATGCTAAAGAAAACATACGCTTCAACTCACTTTGCCCAGGCTTTATTGACACGCCCTTCAACCATGGGTTCGAGGTGCAGATGGGAGGGCGGGACAAACTGGAAAGCTATATTCGTGAAACGCTTCCGATGGGCCGTTTTGGAACGGTTGAGGAAATTGCCGAGGCTATCGTTTTTCTGGCGTCAAACAAATCATCATTCATGACAGGCCACGCCTTCGTGGTCGATGGAGGTGAATGCATTTGA
- a CDS encoding HAD-IIA family hydrolase — protein sequence MLDTNSIFDRYQNVRHRLPVAELTPATEDIETLLDITAEVDAFVFDAFGVLNVGNTPIDGAASRLDQLRELGCQIRILSNAASYNHDRAVEKFRNLGMKIEPDEIVTSRDAALVGVGEGLWGCIAAPSDDLSDVPATTRRLVDDASDYDRVNGFLFLSTEVWRSERQVLLRDSLIANPRPVVIANADLAAPRDFGFSLEPGHFGHLLADEGLSSIKFYGKPFPEVFEMVEASLPGIARNRIAMCGDTLHTDILGAASRGWRTVLVERDGMFSGVDTRPFCDVSALFPEWRVQRI from the coding sequence ATGCTAGACACCAACAGTATCTTTGACCGCTACCAGAATGTCAGACATCGTCTTCCTGTTGCCGAGTTGACCCCCGCAACTGAGGATATTGAAACACTTCTGGACATCACCGCCGAGGTCGATGCTTTCGTGTTTGATGCCTTTGGCGTGCTGAATGTCGGAAACACACCCATAGACGGAGCTGCAAGCAGACTGGATCAACTGCGGGAACTTGGTTGCCAAATTCGCATCCTGTCGAACGCTGCCAGCTACAATCACGACCGAGCGGTCGAGAAATTTCGCAATCTCGGCATGAAGATCGAGCCAGATGAAATCGTTACGAGCCGTGATGCCGCTCTCGTCGGCGTCGGCGAGGGGCTATGGGGCTGCATTGCTGCGCCATCTGATGATCTTTCGGATGTTCCGGCGACCACCCGCCGCCTCGTGGACGACGCCAGCGACTATGATCGTGTGAATGGTTTTCTGTTTCTGTCGACCGAAGTCTGGAGATCTGAAAGGCAGGTTCTCCTAAGAGACAGTTTGATCGCCAACCCCCGCCCTGTCGTAATTGCCAATGCTGATCTGGCCGCACCGCGCGATTTTGGGTTCTCACTGGAACCGGGTCATTTCGGCCATCTGCTGGCGGATGAGGGACTGAGTTCGATCAAGTTTTACGGCAAGCCTTTTCCAGAAGTATTTGAGATGGTCGAAGCTTCTCTGCCCGGTATAGCCCGAAACCGGATTGCAATGTGCGGCGATACACTTCACACAGATATCCTTGGCGCTGCATCGCGTGGATGGCGCACTGTTTTGGTCGAACGGGACGGTATGTTTTCCGGAGTCGACACGCGTCCGTTTTGCGATGTCTCGGCGCTGTTTCCAGAATGGCGCGTCCAAAGGATTTAA
- a CDS encoding ABC transporter substrate-binding protein: MNHFRKVGLAAISAAALAVPAMAETELTMYYPIAVGGALTEVVDGIVADFEAANPDIKVNAIYSGNYDDTRVRALSALASGEPAQLAVMFSIDAYDLIEQDLVVPFDDIEGVDTDWLNSFYPALMANGKIEGKTWGIPFQRSTIVAYYNKDMFREAGLDPESPPQTWDEMISMGKALTDDDTYGIMIPSTGYPYWMFQALAIQNGKEVMSNDGLTTYFDDPAVVETLEFWKALSTEHGVMPEGTVEWGTLRQAFLEGQTAMMWHSTGNLTAVKNNASFDFGVAELPANERKGSPTGGGNFYVFKDTTPEERAAALKLIEFMTAPEQAATWSIKTGYMGVSPAAYETEALKAYTTEFPPALVARNQLENAVAEFSTFETARVREGLNNAIQAALTGSQSAADALAEAQAAAQRLLRDYQ, encoded by the coding sequence ATGAACCATTTTAGAAAGGTTGGACTAGCAGCCATTTCTGCTGCAGCTCTGGCTGTGCCTGCAATGGCGGAAACAGAGTTAACGATGTACTACCCAATTGCCGTGGGTGGGGCGCTCACTGAAGTGGTCGATGGGATCGTGGCTGATTTTGAAGCGGCAAACCCCGATATCAAGGTCAACGCTATTTACTCGGGGAACTATGATGACACCCGTGTACGTGCATTGTCGGCATTGGCATCAGGCGAGCCTGCGCAGCTTGCAGTCATGTTCTCGATCGACGCCTATGACCTGATCGAACAGGATCTGGTCGTGCCGTTTGACGATATTGAGGGCGTCGACACCGATTGGCTCAACAGCTTCTATCCAGCACTGATGGCCAACGGCAAAATCGAAGGCAAGACATGGGGCATCCCATTCCAGCGCTCCACAATCGTGGCCTACTACAACAAGGACATGTTCCGCGAAGCAGGTCTCGATCCGGAAAGCCCGCCGCAAACATGGGATGAGATGATTTCCATGGGCAAGGCGTTGACTGATGACGACACCTACGGGATCATGATTCCGTCCACCGGATATCCTTATTGGATGTTCCAGGCGCTGGCGATCCAGAACGGCAAAGAAGTGATGTCAAACGATGGTCTGACCACGTATTTTGACGATCCCGCCGTTGTCGAAACATTGGAGTTTTGGAAGGCGCTTTCGACAGAACATGGTGTGATGCCGGAAGGCACTGTTGAATGGGGCACATTGCGGCAAGCTTTCCTCGAAGGTCAGACGGCGATGATGTGGCATTCGACCGGCAATCTGACAGCGGTCAAAAACAATGCGAGTTTTGACTTTGGCGTCGCGGAACTTCCCGCGAATGAACGTAAAGGCTCTCCTACAGGTGGTGGCAACTTTTACGTCTTCAAAGATACGACGCCGGAAGAAAGAGCCGCAGCCCTTAAACTGATCGAGTTCATGACAGCGCCAGAACAGGCGGCGACTTGGTCAATCAAAACGGGTTATATGGGCGTCTCTCCGGCGGCATATGAGACTGAAGCGCTGAAGGCTTATACAACTGAGTTCCCGCCCGCTCTGGTGGCGCGCAACCAGTTGGAAAACGCAGTTGCGGAGTTTTCGACATTCGAGACAGCTCGCGTGCGTGAAGGGTTGAACAACGCCATCCAGGCAGCGCTGACCGGTTCTCAATCCGCAGCGGATGCCCTAGCAGAAGCGCAAGCCGCAGCCCAGCGTCTGCTGCGCGACTACCAATAA
- a CDS encoding DeoR/GlpR family DNA-binding transcription regulator, with protein MASKKIRRRDLIQQVVQERGGVSVGALADMLGVSTQTIRRDLDILCGDDALRRAHGRIELAESKLNTPFDQRAGTNLVGKRAIAEVAASRIPDGATLFISIGSTVLSVARALHRRKELTIITNNLSAAMALSEEVSNRIIVPGGEVRLPDRDFVGEEVVDFFARYRAQYAIFGTAGIDADGWLLEFHQSEVRATEQMRKNAKQSILVIDHSKFGRLAPAAGGNLSDIDLVVCDRSPDASFNDLAERHAQRLVFAEKDEK; from the coding sequence ATGGCTTCAAAGAAGATCAGACGGCGCGACCTGATCCAACAGGTGGTCCAAGAACGCGGCGGCGTAAGCGTTGGCGCATTGGCCGATATGTTGGGCGTTTCGACACAAACCATCAGGCGTGATCTGGATATCTTGTGTGGTGACGATGCTCTTCGTCGGGCGCATGGTCGTATTGAACTGGCGGAAAGCAAGCTCAATACCCCCTTTGATCAAAGAGCTGGAACCAACCTTGTTGGCAAGCGTGCCATAGCCGAAGTGGCGGCGTCGCGTATTCCAGATGGCGCCACGTTGTTCATTTCGATTGGGTCCACCGTTCTGAGCGTGGCGCGGGCCCTGCACAGGCGAAAAGAACTGACCATCATCACAAACAACCTCAGTGCAGCGATGGCGTTAAGCGAGGAGGTTTCTAATCGTATCATCGTTCCGGGTGGCGAAGTTCGGTTGCCGGACCGCGATTTTGTTGGCGAAGAGGTGGTGGATTTCTTTGCGCGCTATCGGGCGCAATACGCAATTTTCGGAACCGCGGGGATTGATGCGGATGGGTGGCTCTTGGAGTTTCATCAATCTGAAGTACGCGCGACTGAACAGATGCGAAAAAACGCAAAACAATCCATTCTTGTGATTGACCACAGCAAGTTTGGGCGCCTCGCTCCAGCAGCTGGGGGCAACCTGTCAGATATCGATTTGGTGGTGTGTGACCGGTCTCCGGATGCGTCTTTCAACGATCTCGCTGAGCGCCACGCGCAACGGCTTGTCTTTGCAGAGAAGGACGAAAAGTGA
- a CDS encoding ABC transporter permease yields MRLYSLLVYVFLYTPIAIIALFSFSAGRSASQFEGFSVKWYGRALNNPFVMEALGNSLIVAFVSATLASILGTLAAVGLQGIKGPARAIFDAIIYIAVMIPGIVIGIATLIALVTVFDVVNPWLASLWPEGSNPPALSMGTPSLIAAHTMFTLALVVLIVRARLQGLEAALSEASADLYAPPFRTFRLITLPLIAPAILAGFLLSFTFSFDDFIIAFFVAGSETTLPIYIFSSIRRGVTPEVNAIGTMVMLASLVLLVIAQLILRRSDKR; encoded by the coding sequence ATGCGACTTTACTCCCTTCTGGTTTATGTCTTCCTTTACACACCCATCGCAATCATCGCGCTGTTCAGCTTCAGTGCTGGTCGCAGCGCCAGCCAATTCGAGGGTTTTTCGGTTAAATGGTACGGACGTGCGCTCAACAATCCATTTGTCATGGAGGCGCTGGGCAACAGCCTGATCGTGGCCTTTGTGTCCGCCACTCTGGCGAGCATTCTGGGGACGCTTGCGGCAGTTGGCCTGCAGGGGATCAAAGGACCTGCACGCGCTATTTTTGATGCGATCATCTATATCGCGGTGATGATCCCCGGCATTGTGATTGGTATTGCCACACTTATTGCATTGGTCACTGTCTTTGACGTGGTAAACCCATGGCTAGCCAGCCTCTGGCCTGAAGGCAGCAATCCGCCTGCCTTGTCTATGGGAACACCCTCGTTGATCGCGGCGCATACGATGTTTACACTAGCTCTGGTCGTCCTGATCGTGCGCGCCCGGCTTCAGGGACTTGAAGCAGCGTTGTCCGAGGCATCCGCTGACCTCTATGCACCACCCTTTCGGACGTTTCGGCTCATTACGTTGCCTTTGATCGCCCCGGCCATCCTTGCGGGATTTTTGCTCAGCTTCACGTTCAGTTTCGATGATTTTATCATCGCCTTTTTCGTCGCGGGTTCAGAGACGACCCTGCCAATCTACATCTTCTCTTCAATCCGTCGCGGTGTCACGCCAGAGGTCAATGCCATCGGCACAATGGTGATGCTCGCATCCCTCGTCCTTTTGGTGATCGCGCAGCTCATTTTGAGGCGCAGCGACAAACGATAA
- a CDS encoding metallophosphoesterase, whose product MARFLQLTDLHVVGKGMLCSNVLDTRSILRDAVNRLLELRPALDPLDAVLITGDVSDDGSRDSYAFARTHLERLGLPLFLVPGNHDARDPMRAAFAGQEWMPKNGLIDWQAQIGDTQLVGLDSLVEGQGGGQLRGDSLAVLSDVLADNDDGPLIIMLHHPPIQTGICFMDAIGLENADALGAVLEGSNRDVTVIAGHVHGVHHGKIGGHVVATAPAICSGFALDRRDNATVGFLKGPTGCAVIDTGPGGIWSAVSLDPFDGPFSF is encoded by the coding sequence ATGGCGCGGTTTCTCCAACTGACGGACTTGCATGTGGTGGGAAAAGGCATGCTTTGTTCCAATGTTCTGGATACCCGATCCATCCTGCGGGATGCTGTGAACCGGCTGTTGGAGCTTCGCCCGGCGCTCGATCCTTTAGATGCAGTTCTTATCACGGGTGATGTTAGCGACGACGGAAGTAGGGACAGCTATGCCTTTGCCCGAACCCATCTGGAAAGGCTTGGTTTGCCGCTCTTTCTGGTGCCAGGCAATCACGATGCCCGAGATCCAATGCGCGCAGCGTTTGCAGGTCAGGAATGGATGCCGAAAAACGGCCTAATCGACTGGCAGGCACAGATTGGTGACACACAGCTTGTCGGGCTAGACTCATTGGTGGAAGGGCAAGGCGGTGGTCAACTCCGAGGCGACAGCCTTGCGGTACTCAGCGACGTGTTGGCCGATAATGACGATGGTCCGCTTATCATTATGTTGCACCATCCTCCCATTCAGACGGGTATCTGCTTCATGGATGCGATAGGTTTGGAAAATGCCGATGCGCTTGGGGCAGTGCTAGAAGGATCAAACCGCGATGTTACAGTCATAGCCGGACACGTTCACGGCGTGCATCATGGTAAAATTGGCGGGCATGTTGTTGCAACCGCACCGGCGATTTGTAGCGGTTTTGCGCTGGATCGCCGGGATAATGCAACAGTCGGCTTTCTCAAGGGGCCGACAGGGTGTGCGGTGATTGATACCGGACCAGGTGGGATCTGGAGCGCAGTCTCTCTTGATCCTTTTGATGGACCTTTTTCATTTTAG
- a CDS encoding carbohydrate ABC transporter permease, which yields MSTLSRHIESFGALLLAVIWISPLLFAFWAAFHSTSDAVNFNLSAPWTLDNFRVAWEGAPWLKYFLNTFLLVTVILIGQFIVTTLAGFAFAQVQFPGRDLVFILVLMQLFILPEVLIVENYAMVSRLGLFDTILGVGMPYMASAFGIFLMRQAFKGVPIELHEAARVEGCGWFGILWRVYVPLARPTYLAYALVSVSTHWNNFLWPLIVTNSPDTRPLTVGLSIFGAPENGVDISVISAATMMSVAPLLIAFLVFQRQFVQAFLRAGIK from the coding sequence ATGAGCACCCTGTCGCGGCATATCGAAAGCTTTGGTGCCTTGCTTCTTGCGGTAATCTGGATTTCACCTTTGCTCTTCGCATTTTGGGCGGCGTTTCACTCGACGTCTGATGCGGTAAACTTCAACCTTTCCGCACCTTGGACTTTGGACAATTTCCGCGTTGCCTGGGAGGGTGCGCCGTGGCTGAAGTATTTTCTGAACACGTTCCTTCTTGTGACTGTGATCTTGATTGGGCAATTCATCGTTACCACTCTCGCTGGATTTGCCTTTGCGCAGGTGCAATTTCCGGGACGGGATTTAGTCTTCATACTGGTGCTGATGCAGCTCTTTATCCTGCCTGAAGTCCTGATTGTGGAAAACTACGCGATGGTTTCTCGGCTAGGCTTGTTTGACACCATTCTCGGCGTGGGCATGCCATATATGGCATCAGCCTTTGGCATATTCCTGATGCGGCAAGCTTTCAAAGGCGTGCCTATCGAACTGCACGAAGCAGCGCGCGTCGAAGGGTGCGGATGGTTTGGGATCCTGTGGCGGGTATATGTGCCGCTCGCGCGACCCACTTACCTGGCATACGCGCTCGTCTCGGTGTCGACCCACTGGAACAATTTTCTCTGGCCGCTCATTGTGACAAACTCGCCGGACACGCGGCCTTTAACCGTTGGCTTGTCGATATTTGGCGCACCTGAAAATGGCGTCGATATCAGTGTGATTTCGGCCGCAACCATGATGTCCGTCGCACCATTGCTCATCGCTTTCCTTGTCTTCCAGCGCCAGTTTGTACAAGCCTTCCTTCGCGCCGGGATCAAGTGA
- a CDS encoding ABC transporter substrate-binding protein, producing the protein MKDNSYISKRKFMEELRRYEKGSITRRHFLGTTGLGAATAVMAGALPGLSPSRAFASDIGDRVVLATWPNYHDPANFEMFTDQTGAFTQVNVFGSNEEMLAKLQAGGSGWDVYVPTNYTITTYVEEDLIEPLDLSKLPNYDPAAFDARFSDAGIVDGVVYAVPKNWGTTGMAINTSHNGGAPFESWKEFFDRTMDDFSGRTMVHDYQLTTIGAALNYHGYSFNSIDEAELADAEKLLIDVKPHLFAITSDYQPAMRSGDAWLTICWTGDGKQLNTDIPDIAFALGKEGVSFGVTTTPFPKVRRMLKRPMP; encoded by the coding sequence ATGAAAGACAATTCATACATTTCAAAGCGGAAATTCATGGAAGAGCTGCGGCGTTACGAGAAAGGTTCAATCACGCGACGGCATTTTCTTGGCACAACGGGTCTTGGTGCGGCCACGGCGGTCATGGCGGGCGCCCTACCGGGTCTGAGCCCGTCGCGTGCCTTTGCAAGTGATATTGGTGATCGCGTTGTTCTGGCCACTTGGCCGAATTACCATGACCCTGCAAATTTCGAGATGTTCACGGACCAAACTGGCGCTTTCACGCAGGTGAATGTCTTTGGCTCCAATGAAGAGATGCTCGCCAAGCTTCAGGCCGGTGGCAGCGGTTGGGATGTGTATGTTCCCACAAACTACACAATCACAACTTATGTCGAAGAGGATTTGATTGAACCACTCGATCTTTCGAAACTGCCGAACTATGACCCTGCGGCCTTTGATGCGCGGTTTTCCGATGCGGGGATCGTCGATGGCGTGGTCTACGCGGTGCCGAAAAACTGGGGCACTACGGGCATGGCGATTAACACATCGCATAACGGTGGTGCGCCTTTCGAAAGCTGGAAAGAGTTCTTTGACCGCACGATGGATGATTTCAGTGGACGGACAATGGTGCACGACTATCAGTTGACCACGATTGGCGCGGCATTGAACTATCATGGCTACTCGTTCAACTCGATTGACGAAGCAGAACTGGCAGATGCCGAGAAGCTGTTGATCGACGTCAAGCCGCATCTTTTTGCGATTACTTCGGATTATCAGCCCGCCATGCGCTCTGGCGATGCGTGGTTGACGATTTGCTGGACCGGCGACGGCAAGCAGCTCAATACAGACATCCCGGACATCGCCTTTGCGCTTGGCAAAGAGGGGGTGAGCTTTGGAGTGACTACTACGCCATTCCCAAAGGTGCGCCGCATGTTGAAGCGGCCTATGCCTTGA
- a CDS encoding ABC transporter ATP-binding protein translates to MMAAPFVHMDSVAKRWNGQLGVEDISLSIPRGSFVALLGPSGCGKSTTLRLLSGLELPDEGTITIDGRNVTTAAPSERNLSMVFQSYALFPHLSVAENVVFGLKVRKVAASDRREKLTRALEITGLLGYENRRPGELSGGQRQRVALARAIVANQPLCLMDEPLSNLDAKLRASVRKDIKKLQVDLGITVIYVTHDQTEAMSMADMVVLMKDGHIQQTGTPEELYYRPANTFVAEFVGAPPMALIEGSILPSFGNAATIGLRAESLSVAETGKGRLTCEVSECEFLGSETFIGLSHPSATGLTVRMPGLKQIETGEKMEISFADEDLHFFDATGHRLADQSGASGS, encoded by the coding sequence GTGATGGCGGCGCCGTTTGTGCATATGGATAGTGTAGCCAAACGCTGGAACGGACAGCTTGGCGTTGAAGATATTTCGCTCTCTATTCCGCGGGGCTCTTTTGTTGCGCTCTTGGGGCCATCGGGTTGTGGCAAGTCAACAACCCTGCGGCTTTTGTCGGGGCTTGAATTGCCCGACGAAGGAACGATCACTATCGATGGGCGCAATGTGACAACCGCGGCTCCTTCAGAGCGCAACCTCTCGATGGTGTTTCAATCCTACGCGCTCTTTCCGCATCTCAGTGTGGCGGAAAACGTCGTTTTTGGATTGAAAGTGCGCAAAGTGGCCGCGAGTGACCGCCGAGAAAAGCTGACGCGTGCGCTCGAGATTACAGGGTTGCTTGGGTATGAAAATCGTAGACCCGGCGAGCTTTCGGGCGGACAGCGGCAGCGCGTGGCACTTGCACGGGCCATTGTTGCCAATCAGCCGTTGTGCTTGATGGATGAACCACTGTCGAACCTTGATGCTAAACTGCGCGCATCGGTGCGAAAGGACATCAAGAAACTTCAGGTCGATCTGGGGATCACCGTCATCTACGTCACGCATGATCAGACCGAGGCAATGAGCATGGCGGATATGGTCGTTTTGATGAAAGACGGGCACATCCAGCAAACCGGAACGCCAGAGGAACTCTACTACAGACCTGCAAATACCTTTGTCGCCGAATTCGTGGGCGCGCCGCCCATGGCGTTGATCGAAGGCTCCATCCTGCCCAGTTTTGGGAACGCTGCGACCATTGGGCTAAGAGCAGAAAGTCTGAGCGTGGCAGAAACCGGCAAAGGTCGCCTGACTTGCGAAGTGTCGGAATGCGAGTTTCTGGGCTCGGAAACATTCATTGGTCTGTCACACCCTTCGGCTACCGGTCTTACCGTGCGCATGCCTGGGCTGAAACAAATCGAAACCGGCGAAAAAATGGAAATCTCATTCGCTGACGAGGACCTGCATTTCTTTGATGCGACAGGCCATAGGCTGGCAGATCAATCCGGAGCATCAGGGTCCTGA